A single window of Bufo bufo chromosome 10, aBufBuf1.1, whole genome shotgun sequence DNA harbors:
- the LOC120980931 gene encoding extensin-1-like, whose amino-acid sequence MTNINIRQIKEMAPPPIMTQTNMGLIEVMAPPPIMTQTNMGLIEVMAPPPIMTQTNMGLIEVMAPPPIMTHTNMGLIEVMAPPPIMTHTNMGLIEVMAPPPIMTHTNMGLIEVMAPPPIMTHTNMGLIEVMAPPPIMTHTNMGLIEVMAPPPIMTHTNMGLIEVMAPPPIMTHTNMGLIEVMAPPPIMTHTNMGLIEVMAPPPIMTHTNMRLIEVMAPPLIMTHTNMGLIEVVSPPPIMTHTNMRLIEVMAPPPIMTHTNMGLIEVMAPPPIMTHTNMGLIEVMAPPPIMTHTNMGLIEVVSPPPIMTYTNMGVIEVVSPPPIMTHTNMGLIEVMAPPPIMTHTNMGLIEVMSPPPIMTHTNMGLIEVMAPPPIMTHTNMGLIESDGTATDYGSH is encoded by the coding sequence ATGACTAACATTAACATACGCCAGATAAAAGAGATGGCACCGCCCCCGATTATGACTCAGACTAACATGGGGCTCATAGAAGTGATGGCACCGCCCCCGATTATGACTCAGACTAACATGGGGCTGATAGAAGTGATGGCACCGCCCCCGATTATGACTCAGACTAACATGGGGCTGATAGAAGTGATGGCACCGCCCCCGATTATGACTCACACTAACATGGGGCTGATAGAAGTGATGGCACCGCCCCCGATTATGACTCACACTAACATGGGGCTGATAGAAGTGATGGCTCCACCCCCAATTATGACTCACACTAACATGGGGCTGATAGAGGTGATGGCTCCACCCCCGATTATGACTCACACTAACATGGGGCTGATAGAAGTGATGGCTCCACCCCCAATTATGACTCACACTAACATGGGGCTGATAGAGGTGATGGCTCCACCCCCGATTATGACTCACACTAACATGGGGCTGATAGAAGTGATGGCTCCACCCCCAATTATGACTCACACTAACATGGGGCTGATAGAGGTGATGGCTCCACCCCCGATTATGACTCACACTAACATGGGGCTGATAGAGGTGATGGCTCCACCCCCGATTATGACTCACACTAACATGCGGCTGATAGAGGTGATGGCTCCACCCCTGATTATGACTCACACTAACATGGGGCTGATAGAGGTGGTGTCTCCACCCCCGATTATGACTCACACTAACATGCGGCTGATAGAAGTGATGGCTCCACCCCCGATTATGACTCACACTAACATGGGGCTGATAGAGGTGATGGCTCCACCCCCGATTATGACTCACACTAACATGGGGCTGATAGAAGTGATGGCTCCACCCCCGATTATGACTCACACTAACATGGGGCTGATAGAGGTGGTGTCTCCACCCCCGATTATGACTTACACTAACATGGGGGTGATAGAGGTGGTGTCTCCACCCCCGATTATGACTCACACTAACATGGGGCTGATAGAAGTGATGGCACCGCCCCCGATTATGACTCACACTAACATGGGGCTGATAGAAGTGATGTCACCGCCCCCGATTATGACTCACACTAACATGGGGCTGATAGAAGTGATGGCACCGCCCCCGATTATGACTCACACTAACATGGGGCTGATAGAAAGTGATGGCACCGCCACCGATTATGGCTCACACTAA